The following are encoded together in the Candidatus Deferrimicrobiaceae bacterium genome:
- the nrfD gene encoding NrfD/PsrC family molybdoenzyme membrane anchor subunit: MNPAMMEKLREILPHITGYIYPNEIEVHWGLLIVVYPYITGVVAGAFILASLVKVFNVKEVQPLYRLAMLTALAFLLVAPLSLVSHLGHPFRAYEIFLTPQTSSAMAMFGFVYAWYLMVVLLVEIWFDYRKDMIVWSREETGVMRHVHRVLSLFSKDISDEALRFDNRALKVITIIGIPSAFLLHGYVGFIFGSIKANPWWSSVLMPIVFLFSAIVSGIALVILLYMIIYPMMGGKIDMKCVDKGMSFLFYAVIVDFSLEFVDFIHRIYQSEEEIKILGELVMNKLFFSLVIVQVLMGMLFPLGVLSAIKIFRRFRESEELRKLLYFVSLILIQGGIFSTRWNVVIGGQMFSKSFRGLTTYKMEFGGIEG, translated from the coding sequence ATGAACCCGGCCATGATGGAAAAGCTGCGCGAGATCCTGCCGCACATCACGGGGTACATCTATCCCAACGAGATCGAGGTCCACTGGGGGCTGCTCATCGTCGTGTACCCGTACATCACGGGGGTCGTCGCGGGGGCGTTCATCCTCGCCTCTCTCGTCAAGGTCTTCAATGTCAAGGAGGTCCAGCCCCTCTACCGGCTCGCCATGCTCACGGCGCTCGCCTTCCTGCTCGTCGCGCCGCTGTCGCTCGTGTCCCACCTGGGACACCCGTTCCGCGCCTACGAGATCTTCCTGACCCCGCAGACGAGCTCGGCGATGGCGATGTTCGGCTTCGTCTACGCCTGGTACCTCATGGTGGTCCTCCTGGTCGAGATCTGGTTCGACTACCGGAAGGACATGATCGTATGGTCGCGGGAGGAGACGGGCGTGATGAGGCATGTCCACCGGGTCCTCTCCCTCTTTTCGAAGGACATAAGCGACGAGGCGCTCCGGTTCGACAACCGGGCGCTCAAGGTGATCACCATCATCGGGATCCCCTCGGCGTTCCTCCTCCACGGGTACGTCGGCTTCATCTTCGGGTCGATCAAGGCGAACCCGTGGTGGAGTTCCGTCCTCATGCCGATCGTCTTCCTCTTCTCCGCGATCGTCTCCGGGATCGCGCTCGTGATCCTTCTCTACATGATCATCTACCCCATGATGGGAGGGAAGATCGACATGAAGTGCGTCGACAAGGGGATGTCCTTCCTCTTCTACGCCGTCATCGTCGACTTCTCGCTGGAGTTCGTCGACTTCATCCACCGGATTTACCAGAGCGAGGAGGAGATCAAAATCCTGGGCGAGCTGGTCATGAACAAACTCTTCTTCAGTCTGGTCATCGTCCAGGTCCTCATGGGGATGCTCTTCCCCTTGGGAGTCCTCTCCGCCATCAAGATCTTCCGGCGGTTCCGGGAGAGCGAGGAGCTTAGGAAGCTGCTCTACTTCGTCTCCCTGATCCTGATCCAGGGGGGGATCTTCTCCACGCGGTGGAACGTCGTGATCGGCGGGCAGATGTTCTCCAAGAGCTTCCGGGGGCTCACCACGTACAAGATGGAGTTCGGGGGGATCGAGGG